A stretch of DNA from Fibrobacter succinogenes:
AGCGATTTTGCACCACCCGCATACGTTACAGGGATAGGGCTATTCTCGGCGAGGAATCGAATCAAATCGTCATCCATGCCTTGCTGTTTACCTTCCACGTCAGCGGCGTGAACCAAGAATTCATCACAACTCTTAGCGAGGTCTTCGAGCGTTTCCTTGGTAATTTCAATATCGATAATTGTCTGCCAGCGGTTCGTTGCGATTTTCCACTGCGGCTTGCCGTCAACAAATCCCGAGCGTTTGCAACTCAAGTCGAGAATCAAATGTTCTTTACCCACAACGCGCACGAGTTCTGCCAAACGTTCTCGGTCCAGTTTGCCTTCCGGGAAAATCCAGCTTGTCACGATCACATGCGAAGCGCCCGCGTCAATATATTCCTTAGCGTTCTGGACGTTAATCCCGCCACCGACTTGGAGTCCCCCTGGATACGCCGAAAGCGCGTCCTTTGCCGCGCTCTCGTTTCCCTTGCCGAGCATAATCACATGCCCGCCTTTTATTCCATCTTTCTTGTAGAGTTCTGCAAACCAAGATGATGAACGGTCTGTTTCAAAATTCGTTTTGAGTCCAGCACCGCTATCGGAAAGTGAACTTCCGACGATTTGCTTTACCTTGCCATCGTGCAGGTCAATACAGGGCCTAAATTTTGTCATTAGTCCTTGACCCCTGTGATAGCCCAGTCAATCTTTTTGCCCATGCCGTTTTGGCTTCTTCCGCGATAGAACAGCACTTCGCCTCCGGCGGCAATCTTCATGGCCTTCTTTGCAAACCATCCGTCAATCTTGTCGAGGAGCGAAGCCTTTTGCAGCACCTTGTTCACGGGGAATACCAGTGCCGGGACGCCGTTCTTCCATTCAAAAGACAAAGTCGTTTTCGGGAATTTTTTGCCGTTGTATTCGGTGCCGCCTTCTTTAATCTTTGTTGGGATGGCGACCTTCATGCCTTGCGGTCCGTTGAACAAGGCGTAACCCATGAGTTGTCCGTCGGTTGTAAGCGAAATACGGCCGGCATGCATCGGGGATTTTTCGCTCGTGCTAAAGTTGATGGTGCGAGCAGCCATGTCAGTTGCCTGTGCCGTTTGCCAAGTCTGGTCCATGTAGGCATAGCCTTTTACCGTCAATGTATCTTCGTTATAGGCTATTTTACCCGTCACGCGACCGAACGGAATGTGAATGTACTGAGCAAACTTTTCCTTGCCATAAGTCCAAACGCCATTTCCGGGAACCATGCCCGGTACGGCGCTTTCGAAAGTCACGTCCAAAAGGAACTTACCGCCCTTGTCTGCACTATAGAGCACGTGATGACCCTTGCCCGGTGCGTTTTGGAGCAAGTATTCGCCCTTGATGTCAATCGTTGCCTTTTCCTTGCTTGCCACGAGACGTTCGGGTGGGTACTGGCGACCGACTGCATAAGATTTACCCTTGAAGTTCCAGAAACTTAAATCGCAACCGATTTTTCGGCCCGAACCAGGAACGTTGAGGAGGGAATAGTTTACAAAGGCTCGGGTACCGTTGTCGAATACGAACTGGTAGCTCCAAGTTTCGTTAAATTCTTTGGTAGTGGCCTTGTGCGGCATAAAGTCCGTAACGGTCAAGGCGTGGTCGGCACCGGTCGGTGCAACGACATCTGCTGCGTGAGTTGTTGCTGAAAAAGCAAGCAGTGCGCAAATCGTGAATGCAAAATTTTTTATTTGTAATCTCATACTCGGAAAAATAAAAAAAAGCAGCTCGTGTGGAACTGCTTTGTCATAAATTTTCGCTGAACTGCGGGAATTATGGATGAATCGCAAGTAAGTGGCTTAAATTACAGGCGCAAGTCGCGACCCATGCCCATTTTCAGCTCTACACGGCGGCGAACTACCATCTCGTTGAACAAATCCGAGAGGCAGTCTTCCATGCAAATCATGGGTTTCCAGCCGAGTGCCATAATCTTTGTGGGGTCGCCAATCAATAGCGGGATGTCGTTACTGCGGTCGTAACCCGGGTCAAATCTGAAGTCCACGCTCACACCGGAGATGTCCACGAGCATTTCCACAAGTTCGCGGAATGTGTAGGACTTTCCGCAGCAAATGTTGAATGCTTCACCGGATTCAGCTGTGTTCAAAATCTGGATGGCGGCGCGGGCAACATCGCGCACGTCAACAACGTCGCGGCTTACATCGAGGCTTCCCGAGTAAATAACCGGTTCGGCTCCGTAATACTTTATCTTCACTAGCTGGTAGGCTATGGAGGGAATTACAAAGCGGCGGCTGTGGTGCGGGCCTGTAAAGTGGAACGGACGAGCGAATACAACATGGAGTCCGTTTGCGTTGCGGAACTGGTTCCCTAAAATTTCCATGCAAGCCTTGGATGTGGCATACGGAGTCAACGGATTTGGTGGGTCCGTTTCCTTGTGCAAATAGGTCAATTGCTGTTCTGTGCGGCCGTAGATTTCGCTACTGCTCAGGAGCAAAACTTTTGCTTTGGGAACCACCTGGCGCACTGCTTCGAGGAGCGTCTGTGTGCCAAGCAAGTTGATGTTGAGCGTTTCGTAGGGCTTCTTGTAGCTTAAGCCCACGGAAGACTGGCTTGCCAAATGGTAAATATGCGTCGGGGAAACTTTTTGAATCATTTCCTGGACGTTTCTGAAATCCAACAAGTCGCCGGTAAGGTACTGAACTCCTTCGACCTTTTGCCACGGTTGCGGAAGCTCGTCACTGAAACTGTATAGTTCATGATTGGTGCCGCTTAAGTTCGATAGAATACTGAACCCAAGTGATCCCGTTCCTCCGGTAACCAAGATACTCATCCTAAACCTCACTTACTTGGATGGCTTTCCAAGCGTTTGCAATAATTCCTTTATCAATATTACAAACTTTTTCGACTGTTCCGATGGTTGTAGGCAAAATATAAACACGAGTGCCCTTTTCTGCCTTTTTGTCGACGGCCATGGCTGCCCATGCTTCTTCGACATCCACGTTGAATGTCTTGGGGAATCCAAGGGCGTCAAGGAGGGCGTTCTGGCGTTTTTCTTCGGCTTCTGTGAGCTTTCCGAGGAGCACGGCAGCGCGTGCGGCGACTCTCATGCCCAAGGAAACTGCGATTCCGTGGCTGAAAAGTTCATAATGCGTGAGCTTTTCAATCGCGTGTCCGAACGTGTGGCCGTAATTCAGGATGGCGCGGAGGCCTGCTTCTTTCTCGTCGATGCCGACCACTTCGGCCTTGATTTGGCAACTGCGGAAAATCATGTGCTTTAACACATCGTAATCGTGAGCCTTGATTTTTTCCACATTGTTTTCAAGGTACTTGAAAAATTCTTCGTCGTAAATCACGCCGTACTTGACGATTTCGGCTAGGCCCGCAAGGTATTCGGTCGGGGGGAGGGTGGAGAGAACAGCAATATCGCAAACGACAGCCTTCGGCTGGTAGAATGCGCCAATCATGTTCTTGCCTTCGGCATGGTTCACGGCGACCTTGCCACCGACAGAGCTATCGACCATCGACAAAAGCGTTGTCGGGAACTGTACAAACGGAATGCCGCGCTGGTAAGTGGCCGCGCCAAAGCCTGCCATATCGCCAACAACGCCACCGCTGAACTGCAAAAGGCAGCTCTTGCGGGTGTATCCGCGGTGCAGCATAAAGCTGTAAAGCTGGTTCAAGTTGTGGAGCGTCTTGTGGCCTTCGCCTGCCTGGAACTTGAAAATAGGGCAACGGCCTGCCTGACCGCGGAGTTCCGAAAGCTTGATGCTCTGTTCCTTGGCGATGGTGGTGTCGGTGCAAATCAAGAATTCATAAGTCGGCGAAAGGCGTAAGCCTTCGAGCATAATGGCGGCATCCGGTACAATGTTCTTGCCGATGAAAATCGGGTAGCGGCCACCTTCGCTCGGGTGCACGTCCAATGCATGGCTTTCCCAGAACTTGAGCATGTGCATAATGCGTTCCGTGACATGCGTTTCGGAATAGTCGTTCGAACTTTCGACGCTAAAGTCCGCGTTGGCGTAATTCTTTTCGCGTTCCTTGAGCATAACCTTGATTTTTTCAAGGCGTTCTTCGTCTGTGAGGTTTGCAAGAAGCGGGCGCGTGTTCTTGCGACCGATGCGTTCCGAAAGAACTTCGGGCTTTGCCCACAGGCGGATGATCGTTCCGTTTTCGCGGATGACTTTCAGGTTTTCGGCTTGCGTGAGGGCTCCACCGCCAAGAGAAACGACAAGGGGCTTTTCGCTCTTTGCAATTTCGGCGATCACATCGCGTTCCATCTTGCGGAAAGCGGCTTCGCCATCTTGCTCAAAAATTTCGTTAATAGATTTTCCGGCACGTTCTACAATAACGTTGTCTGTATCGACAAACGGGCGTCCGAGGCGGTCTGCGAGGGCGCGACCCGTGCGGCTCTTGCCGCTGGCCATAAATCCTGTAAAGTAGAGATGCTTCTTCATATTAGCCCTGCATTCCTTTGCGCATAATCGCAGTAAGTTCTTCGTTTGTTTTGTTTTCGGTTTCCTTCGGGAACCATTTTTTAAAGCTTTCGAGCCCCTGGTGGACTAGCATACCTTCGCCTGTGACGACCTTGCAGCCCTTAGCTTCTGCCATTTGCAAAAGCTTGGTGCGTGGGGGAGTGTAGACAATGTCGCAGACAACTTGCCCGTTGTGGAGGCAATCGCTAGTAAGCGGAGATTCGTCAATGTTCGGACTCATGCCAACCGAGGTGGCGTTGATGATGATGTCGAAGTTTGCAGAAATACTTGCAAAGTCGGCGAAAGTAGCAACTTGGACCGGCATCGATTTGTTTGCAAAAGCTTGGTTTAAACCATCGGCAAGTGCCTGGCCTTTTTCCTTGGTGCGGCAAACGATGGTGAGTTTGTTCTGTTGTTCTACAAGCGTAAAGGCGATTGCTTTGGCGGCTCCTCCGTTCCCGAGTAGCGCAATTTTCTTGTTTGACGGATTCACGCCATTCTCTTCGAGATTTCGAACGCAACCGTACGGGTCCGTTGTCGTTCCGCAGAGAGTCCCACCGACAATGCCATCTTTCCAGTACAGCGTGTTCACGCTTTGTGTGAATTTGCTGATATCGCTCAATTCATCGACTAGGCGTGCTGAACCGTCTGCATTGAAAAATTCCGTCTTGTAGGGAATGGTGACATTTGCGCCGCGAAACTTCATCGCCTTGAAGCCTTCAATAGCTTTGGCGAAATTTTCGGGTTCGGGGGCGTAGGGGAGATAAGCCGCATTGATGCCAAGGGCATCAAACAGGGCGTTGTGCATGGCGGGCGATTTGCTGTGTGCAACCGGATGCCCGAAAATGCAAAGAGTTTCCGTCTTTCCGTTTATGGAAGCCAAAATAACCTCACTATGTCCTTCCCACCTGTGGGGAAAAACTCTAAATAATACACTACAAAGATATATTATTCTAGGCTAAAAAATATGCAATAAGAAATTAACAGAGGTTAGTAGGCAGTAGGAAGTAGACGGTAGGAAGTAGGCTGTGGTTAGTAAACAGTGGTTAGTAATCAGGGATGTAAAGGGAAAGTTCTTATTGCAATCCTAATCACCAACCACTAATCACTAAAGCGCCGTAGGCGCTATCACCCCCTAGACACAATTTCTATATTTGTGCCCGATGAAATTACCTATCGTTTGCATAATTGGACGTCCGAACGTCGGAAAGTCCTCCCTCTTCAATCGCATTCTTGGCCGTCGTGCCGCCGTGGTGAGCGATCGCGATGGCGTT
This window harbors:
- the hisA gene encoding phosphoribosylformimino-5-aminoimidazole carboxamide ribotide isomerase, which codes for MTKFRPCIDLHDGKVKQIVGSSLSDSGAGLKTNFETDRSSSWFAELYKKDGIKGGHVIMLGKGNESAAKDALSAYPGGLQVGGGINVQNAKEYIDAGASHVIVTSWIFPEGKLDRERLAELVRVVGKEHLILDLSCKRSGFVDGKPQWKIATNRWQTIIDIEITKETLEDLAKSCDEFLVHAADVEGKQQGMDDDLIRFLAENSPIPVTYAGGAKSLEDLKHCKEISNGKIDLTIGSALDLFGGKGVKYDDCVKFNKAQG
- a CDS encoding lipocalin-like domain-containing protein, which codes for MRLQIKNFAFTICALLAFSATTHAADVVAPTGADHALTVTDFMPHKATTKEFNETWSYQFVFDNGTRAFVNYSLLNVPGSGRKIGCDLSFWNFKGKSYAVGRQYPPERLVASKEKATIDIKGEYLLQNAPGKGHHVLYSADKGGKFLLDVTFESAVPGMVPGNGVWTYGKEKFAQYIHIPFGRVTGKIAYNEDTLTVKGYAYMDQTWQTAQATDMAARTINFSTSEKSPMHAGRISLTTDGQLMGYALFNGPQGMKVAIPTKIKEGGTEYNGKKFPKTTLSFEWKNGVPALVFPVNKVLQKASLLDKIDGWFAKKAMKIAAGGEVLFYRGRSQNGMGKKIDWAITGVKD
- a CDS encoding GDP-mannose 4,6-dehydratase translates to MSILVTGGTGSLGFSILSNLSGTNHELYSFSDELPQPWQKVEGVQYLTGDLLDFRNVQEMIQKVSPTHIYHLASQSSVGLSYKKPYETLNINLLGTQTLLEAVRQVVPKAKVLLLSSSEIYGRTEQQLTYLHKETDPPNPLTPYATSKACMEILGNQFRNANGLHVVFARPFHFTGPHHSRRFVIPSIAYQLVKIKYYGAEPVIYSGSLDVSRDVVDVRDVARAAIQILNTAESGEAFNICCGKSYTFRELVEMLVDISGVSVDFRFDPGYDRSNDIPLLIGDPTKIMALGWKPMICMEDCLSDLFNEMVVRRRVELKMGMGRDLRL
- the aroB gene encoding 3-dehydroquinate synthase, which produces MKKHLYFTGFMASGKSRTGRALADRLGRPFVDTDNVIVERAGKSINEIFEQDGEAAFRKMERDVIAEIAKSEKPLVVSLGGGALTQAENLKVIRENGTIIRLWAKPEVLSERIGRKNTRPLLANLTDEERLEKIKVMLKEREKNYANADFSVESSNDYSETHVTERIMHMLKFWESHALDVHPSEGGRYPIFIGKNIVPDAAIMLEGLRLSPTYEFLICTDTTIAKEQSIKLSELRGQAGRCPIFKFQAGEGHKTLHNLNQLYSFMLHRGYTRKSCLLQFSGGVVGDMAGFGAATYQRGIPFVQFPTTLLSMVDSSVGGKVAVNHAEGKNMIGAFYQPKAVVCDIAVLSTLPPTEYLAGLAEIVKYGVIYDEEFFKYLENNVEKIKAHDYDVLKHMIFRSCQIKAEVVGIDEKEAGLRAILNYGHTFGHAIEKLTHYELFSHGIAVSLGMRVAARAAVLLGKLTEAEEKRQNALLDALGFPKTFNVDVEEAWAAMAVDKKAEKGTRVYILPTTIGTVEKVCNIDKGIIANAWKAIQVSEV
- the aroE gene encoding shikimate dehydrogenase — protein: MASINGKTETLCIFGHPVAHSKSPAMHNALFDALGINAAYLPYAPEPENFAKAIEGFKAMKFRGANVTIPYKTEFFNADGSARLVDELSDISKFTQSVNTLYWKDGIVGGTLCGTTTDPYGCVRNLEENGVNPSNKKIALLGNGGAAKAIAFTLVEQQNKLTIVCRTKEKGQALADGLNQAFANKSMPVQVATFADFASISANFDIIINATSVGMSPNIDESPLTSDCLHNGQVVCDIVYTPPRTKLLQMAEAKGCKVVTGEGMLVHQGLESFKKWFPKETENKTNEELTAIMRKGMQG